The proteins below are encoded in one region of Metabacillus dongyingensis:
- a CDS encoding fumarylacetoacetate hydrolase family protein: MKFVTFQTPSSRQAAGWLQGHDLVIDMNAVSRGFLPGSIQEFLTEHERYLSYIHEMNLFEEGDMGVYRLSEVRLSSPLPRPVSIRDFYAFEEHVKTARQKRGLDVISEWYQFPVFYFTNHLAVKGPEEKIEVPPGCQALDYELEIACVIGKEGRDIPASEAEEYIFGYCIMNDWSARDLQREEMKVGLGPAKGKDFATSLGPYLVSKEELHPYKTGDRYDLKMTAAVNGKVISKGNLKDIYYPFSEMIERASSGVTLYPGEVIGSGTVGTGCILELGEEVHRYLRPGDEVELTIEGLGLLKNKIAAKSR, from the coding sequence TTTCAAACCCCGTCCAGCAGGCAGGCTGCGGGATGGCTTCAAGGGCATGATCTGGTGATTGATATGAACGCTGTAAGCCGGGGGTTCTTGCCTGGATCCATTCAAGAATTTTTAACAGAGCATGAACGATACCTCTCATATATTCATGAAATGAACCTGTTTGAAGAGGGGGATATGGGAGTTTATCGGCTTTCAGAGGTGAGACTGTCCTCACCTCTTCCAAGGCCGGTAAGCATTCGCGATTTTTATGCATTTGAGGAGCATGTGAAAACCGCCCGACAGAAAAGAGGGCTTGATGTCATTTCAGAATGGTATCAATTTCCTGTGTTTTATTTTACAAATCACCTGGCTGTGAAAGGTCCGGAGGAAAAGATTGAAGTTCCTCCAGGCTGTCAGGCTCTTGATTATGAACTTGAGATTGCCTGTGTTATAGGGAAGGAGGGGCGTGACATCCCTGCAAGTGAAGCAGAAGAGTACATTTTTGGGTACTGCATCATGAATGACTGGAGTGCGCGTGATCTTCAAAGAGAAGAAATGAAAGTTGGTCTTGGGCCGGCAAAAGGAAAGGATTTCGCAACATCGCTTGGACCATACCTCGTTTCAAAAGAAGAGCTTCATCCATATAAGACAGGAGATCGGTATGATTTAAAGATGACAGCGGCTGTTAATGGAAAAGTGATATCGAAAGGGAATTTAAAAGATATTTATTATCCTTTTTCGGAGATGATTGAAAGGGCTTCTTCAGGTGTCACCTTATATCCGGGAGAAGTGATTGGCTCAGGAACAGTCGGAACCGGATGTATTTTAGAGCTAGGGGAAGAGGTGCATCGTTATTTAAGGCCGGGAGATGAGGTCGAATTAACGATTGAAGGTCTGGGCTTATTGAAAAATAAAATTGCAGCCAAAAGCAGGTGA
- a CDS encoding homogentisate 1,2-dioxygenase: MYYRTLGKIPHKRHTMFKKEDGSLYREQVMGTKGFSGTQSILYHHYMPTEVAKSELLHSYLPEYEQMDSLRHRHFFTDALQTEGDAIEAREYILGNDDLLIGVVLVKKTMESYYRNGDGDELLFIHFGNGKIETMFGVITYRPGDYINIPIGTIYRVVPKAETKILFIESFSQITTPKRYRNEYGQLLEHSPFCERDFRGPEQLLTVESRGEFEVLTKSRGYMHKHTFNHHPFDVAGWDGYLYPWAFNIEDFEPITGRIHQPPPVHQTFEGHNFVVCSFVPRMYDYHPESIPAPYYHSNVNSDELLYYVEGNFMSRKGIKKGSITLHPSGIPHGPHPGKTEASIGKKETLELAVMIDTFRPLRIVKKAKEIEDANYMYTWTEK; encoded by the coding sequence ATGTATTATCGCACGTTAGGCAAAATTCCGCATAAGAGACATACGATGTTTAAAAAAGAAGACGGAAGCCTATACCGGGAGCAGGTTATGGGAACGAAGGGGTTTTCAGGTACACAATCCATTCTGTATCATCACTACATGCCTACAGAGGTAGCAAAGTCAGAGCTTCTTCATTCCTATCTCCCTGAATATGAACAGATGGATTCCTTGAGACACAGGCATTTCTTTACGGATGCTCTGCAAACTGAAGGGGATGCTATTGAGGCTAGAGAGTATATCCTGGGAAATGATGATCTCTTAATAGGCGTGGTTCTTGTGAAAAAAACGATGGAGTCCTATTACAGAAACGGTGATGGAGATGAATTGCTCTTTATTCATTTTGGCAATGGAAAGATTGAGACGATGTTCGGTGTCATCACATACCGGCCAGGAGATTACATCAACATACCGATAGGCACAATCTATCGTGTCGTGCCAAAAGCCGAAACAAAAATCCTTTTCATAGAATCGTTCAGCCAGATCACTACACCTAAACGATACCGAAATGAATACGGCCAGCTTTTAGAGCATAGCCCGTTCTGTGAAAGAGATTTCCGGGGTCCTGAACAGCTTCTGACAGTAGAATCCCGAGGCGAGTTTGAGGTTTTGACAAAATCCAGGGGATATATGCATAAGCATACCTTTAACCACCATCCCTTCGATGTAGCGGGATGGGACGGCTACTTGTATCCATGGGCTTTTAATATCGAGGATTTTGAACCGATAACAGGAAGGATTCATCAGCCGCCGCCTGTTCATCAAACATTTGAAGGCCACAATTTTGTTGTCTGCTCATTCGTGCCTAGAATGTACGATTATCATCCCGAGTCGATTCCGGCGCCGTATTATCACAGCAATGTAAACAGTGATGAGCTTCTTTACTATGTAGAAGGAAATTTTATGAGCCGAAAAGGAATCAAAAAAGGATCCATCACCCTTCATCCAAGCGGAATTCCGCATGGTCCTCATCCTGGAAAAACGGAAGCGAGCATCGGGAAAAAAGAGACGCTTGAACTCGCGGTAATGATTGATACGTTTCGTCCGCTCCGAATTGTGAAAAAGGCCAAAGAAATTGAAGATGCCAATTATATGTATACTTGGACCGAAAAATAA